Proteins encoded by one window of Xanthomonas sp. DAR 80977:
- a CDS encoding four helix bundle protein has protein sequence MVWGDAMSLVEATYRLTQDFPDAERFGLTAQMRRAAISVPSNIAEGAARRSTADYLRYLSMARGSLAELDTQMQIATRLQFGSPDAATLDLLNRTFSRLNALIRTLDDSRHLREPGALYESPISNPESHAR, from the coding sequence ATGGTGTGGGGCGATGCGATGTCGCTCGTCGAAGCGACCTACCGTCTCACGCAGGACTTCCCCGATGCCGAACGCTTCGGACTGACGGCACAGATGCGGCGCGCGGCGATCAGCGTTCCGTCCAACATCGCGGAGGGCGCCGCGCGGCGCTCCACCGCCGACTACCTGCGCTATCTGTCGATGGCGCGAGGTTCGCTGGCCGAGCTGGATACGCAGATGCAGATCGCAACGCGGCTGCAGTTCGGTTCGCCCGATGCGGCAACCCTTGATCTCTTGAACCGCACTTTTTCCAGGCTCAACGCATTGATCCGCACGCTGGACGATTCGCGACATCTACGCGAGCCCGGCGCCCTCTACGAATCCCCAATCTCGAATCCCGAATCCCATGCTCGATAA
- a CDS encoding winged helix-turn-helix transcriptional regulator, with amino-acid sequence MKDNVSGCSVEEAMRLLGGRWRLLLVSYLLEGPKRFNQLRRDIPGISQRMLTLDLRALEEAGLVLRTVYPSVPVKVEYALTGDGRRLEPVVAVMQEFGLWLKARAAS; translated from the coding sequence ATGAAAGACAACGTTTCCGGATGCTCGGTGGAGGAAGCCATGCGCCTGCTGGGGGGACGCTGGCGCCTGCTGCTGGTGTCGTACCTGCTCGAGGGGCCCAAGCGGTTCAATCAACTGCGGCGCGACATTCCGGGCATTTCGCAACGCATGCTGACCCTGGACCTGAGAGCGCTGGAAGAGGCGGGCCTGGTGCTGCGCACCGTGTATCCCAGCGTGCCGGTGAAGGTCGAATACGCGTTGACCGGAGACGGCCGGCGCCTGGAGCCGGTGGTCGCGGTGATGCAGGAATTCGGGCTGTGGCTCAAGGCCCGAGCTGCCAGCTGA
- the gstA gene encoding glutathione transferase GstA, translating to MKLYYIPAACSLAAHIVLNELGLAATLVKVDPRTQLTGDGADFRQVNALGYVPALELDDGSVLREGAAIVQYLGDLKPELGLVPPEGGMQRYRLQEWLNFLASEIHKGFIPLLYARFAGQYVDTARPKLEQRFAWIDAQLADRPFLMGDGFTVADAYLYALIGWGQAPWLTSHYKADIHFDGLQHLQAWYQRVHPRPSVRKALAEEGLR from the coding sequence ATGAAGCTCTACTACATCCCGGCCGCGTGCTCCCTGGCCGCGCACATCGTGCTCAACGAGCTCGGTCTCGCTGCGACCCTGGTGAAGGTGGATCCGCGGACGCAACTGACCGGGGATGGAGCCGATTTCCGCCAGGTCAATGCGCTGGGCTACGTGCCGGCGCTGGAACTCGACGACGGCAGCGTGCTGCGCGAAGGCGCCGCCATCGTGCAATACCTGGGCGACCTGAAGCCGGAACTGGGCCTGGTGCCGCCCGAAGGCGGCATGCAGCGCTACCGCCTGCAGGAGTGGCTGAACTTCCTGGCGTCGGAGATCCACAAGGGCTTCATCCCGCTGCTCTATGCGCGGTTTGCCGGCCAGTACGTGGACACCGCCCGGCCGAAGCTGGAGCAGCGCTTCGCCTGGATCGACGCGCAGCTCGCCGATCGCCCGTTCCTGATGGGCGATGGCTTCACCGTCGCCGATGCGTATCTGTATGCGTTGATCGGCTGGGGACAGGCCCCGTGGCTGACCTCGCACTACAAGGCCGACATCCATTTCGACGGCCTGCAGCACCTGCAGGCCTGGTACCAGCGCGTGCACCCGCGGCCGTCGGTGCGGAAGGCCTTGGCGGAAGAAGGTCTTCGCTAG
- the accC gene encoding acetyl-CoA carboxylase biotin carboxylase subunit has translation MLDKVVIANRGEIALRILRACHTLGIRTVAVHSTVDRNLKHVAMADESVCIGPASSAESYLNIPALIAAAEVTDAQAIHPGYGFLSENADFAERVEQSGFIFIGPKADTIRLMGDKVEAIRAMKAAGVPCVPGSGGPLGEDIVANTKIAREIGYPVIIKAAGGGGGRGMRVVHSEAALKAAIETTKSEAKAAFSNDQVYMEKFLENPRHVEIQVLADGQGNAIHLGERDCSMQRRHQKVVEEAPAPGITEQLRSEIGKVCVDACVRIGYRGAGTFEFLFEDGRFYFIEMNTRIQVEHPVTERITGIDLVCEQLRIAAGHKLSIKQSDIVLRGHAIECRINAEDPETFMPNPGLITGFHPPGGPGVRVDTHIYSGYKVPPNYDSMIGKLIVHGPDRETAIARMRVALSEMVVDGIKTNIPLQQRIMRDKGFQAGGQNIHYLEKRLAERKNKSIALV, from the coding sequence ATGCTCGATAAAGTCGTCATCGCCAATCGCGGCGAAATCGCGCTGCGCATCCTGCGCGCGTGCCATACGCTCGGCATCCGCACGGTCGCGGTGCATTCCACCGTGGACCGCAACCTCAAGCACGTGGCGATGGCCGACGAGTCGGTGTGCATCGGCCCGGCGTCCTCGGCCGAGAGCTACCTCAACATCCCGGCGCTGATCGCCGCGGCCGAGGTCACCGACGCGCAGGCCATCCATCCCGGCTACGGCTTCCTGTCGGAGAACGCCGACTTCGCCGAGCGCGTGGAGCAGTCCGGCTTCATCTTCATCGGGCCCAAGGCCGACACCATCCGCCTGATGGGCGACAAGGTCGAGGCGATCCGCGCGATGAAGGCCGCCGGCGTGCCGTGCGTACCCGGCTCGGGCGGCCCGCTGGGCGAGGACATCGTCGCCAACACCAAGATCGCGCGCGAGATCGGCTACCCGGTGATCATCAAGGCCGCCGGCGGCGGCGGCGGCCGCGGCATGCGCGTGGTGCATTCGGAGGCGGCGCTGAAGGCCGCGATCGAGACCACCAAGTCCGAGGCCAAGGCCGCTTTCAGCAACGACCAGGTGTACATGGAGAAGTTCCTGGAGAATCCGCGCCACGTGGAGATCCAGGTGCTGGCCGACGGCCAGGGCAACGCCATCCACCTGGGCGAGCGCGACTGCTCGATGCAGCGCCGCCACCAGAAGGTGGTGGAGGAAGCGCCGGCGCCGGGCATCACCGAGCAGCTGCGCAGCGAGATCGGCAAGGTCTGCGTGGACGCCTGCGTGCGCATCGGCTACCGCGGCGCCGGCACCTTCGAGTTCCTGTTCGAGGACGGCCGCTTCTACTTCATCGAAATGAACACGCGCATCCAGGTCGAGCACCCGGTCACCGAGCGCATCACCGGCATCGACCTGGTCTGCGAGCAGTTGCGCATCGCCGCCGGGCACAAGCTGAGCATCAAGCAGAGCGACATCGTGCTGCGCGGCCACGCCATCGAATGCCGGATCAACGCCGAGGACCCGGAAACCTTCATGCCCAACCCGGGCCTGATCACCGGCTTCCACCCGCCCGGCGGCCCCGGCGTGCGCGTGGACACGCACATCTACAGCGGCTACAAGGTGCCGCCGAACTACGACTCGATGATCGGCAAGCTGATCGTGCACGGTCCCGACCGCGAGACCGCGATCGCGCGCATGCGCGTGGCGCTGAGCGAGATGGTGGTGGACGGCATCAAGACCAACATCCCGCTGCAGCAGCGGATCATGCGCGACAAGGGCTTCCAGGCCGGCGGGCAGAACATCCACTACCTGGAAAAGCGCCTGGCCGAGCGCAAGAACAAGTCGATTGCGTTGGTTTGA
- the aroQ gene encoding type II 3-dehydroquinate dehydratase — protein MARLLLLHGPNLNLLGTREPGVYGHTTLAQIDAALLAQATAAGHQLDSLQSNAEHVLVERVQAARGDGTGFILINPAAFTHTSVALRDALAAVAIPFIEIHLSNPHSREPFRHHSYFSDHAVGVICGFGADSYRYAMDAALARLGAAA, from the coding sequence ATGGCGCGACTGCTGCTGCTGCATGGCCCCAACCTCAACCTGCTCGGCACCCGCGAGCCGGGGGTGTATGGGCACACGACGCTGGCGCAGATCGATGCGGCGCTGCTCGCGCAGGCCACGGCCGCCGGGCACCAGCTGGACAGCCTGCAGTCCAACGCCGAGCACGTGCTGGTGGAGCGGGTGCAGGCCGCGCGCGGCGACGGCACCGGCTTCATCCTGATCAACCCGGCCGCGTTCACCCACACCTCGGTGGCGCTGCGCGACGCGCTGGCGGCGGTGGCGATCCCGTTCATCGAGATCCACCTGTCCAACCCGCACAGCCGCGAGCCGTTCCGCCACCACAGCTATTTCAGCGACCACGCGGTCGGGGTGATCTGCGGCTTCGGCGCCGACAGCTACCGCTACGCGATGGACGCGGCGCTGGCGCGGCTGGGAGCGGCCGCATGA
- the accB gene encoding acetyl-CoA carboxylase biotin carboxyl carrier protein — translation MDLRKIKKLIDLLEESNLAEIEIKEGEESVRLARTPKGMIASAPQYAAPAPAAAPPAAAPMPMSSPTEASTGGTAKPGNALPDGHVLRAPMVGTFYTSPSPDKPAFVSVGQTVKAGETLAIIEAMKMFNPIEADVSGTIVAILSESGLPVEFDQPLFVIG, via the coding sequence ATGGATCTCCGTAAAATCAAGAAGCTGATCGACCTGCTGGAAGAATCCAATCTCGCCGAAATCGAGATCAAGGAAGGCGAGGAAAGCGTGCGCCTGGCGCGCACGCCCAAGGGCATGATCGCCAGCGCCCCGCAGTACGCCGCGCCGGCGCCCGCCGCCGCGCCGCCGGCGGCCGCGCCGATGCCGATGAGCTCGCCGACCGAGGCCTCCACCGGCGGCACCGCCAAGCCCGGCAACGCCCTGCCCGACGGCCACGTGCTGCGCGCGCCGATGGTCGGCACCTTCTACACCTCGCCGTCGCCGGACAAGCCCGCCTTCGTCAGCGTCGGCCAGACGGTGAAGGCCGGCGAGACCCTGGCGATCATCGAGGCGATGAAGATGTTCAACCCGATCGAAGCCGACGTCTCCGGCACCATCGTCGCGATCCTCAGCGAAAGCGGCCTGCCGGTCGAGTTCGATCAGCCGTTGTTCGTGATTGGCTGA